The genomic window CCCGAGCGCGTCGACGTAGAAGGCGCGGGCGGTCGCGACATCTCCGACCGACAGATGCACGTGACCGACGGATGCCGCGTCCCCTGTGGTGCTTCCGAGCGCGGCCTCCTCGGTGAGATGCTCGCCGAGGAACGCGTTCGGGTCGAGATAGAGGGTCGCCATCTCCACCTGGCCGTGCGTCCACGACCAGTCGGTGCGCGCGCGGTCCCAGTACAGCTCGATGCCGTTGCCCTCGGGGTCGGTGAAGTAGAACGCCTGGCTCACGAGGTGGTCGGCGGAACCGGTGAACGTTCCCGGCGCGTGGCGGGCCACGGAGTAGAGGGCGGCCGCGAGGGCCGTCTGCGTCTCGAACAGGATCGCGGTGTGGAAGAGGCCTGCCGATCCGGGAGTCGCGTGTCGCAGCGCCGGCTCGTGCCGGAGCACGACGACCGGCCGGCCCGCCCGGCCGAGCGTCACGATGTCGCCGTCGGCGTGCAGCAGCTGGAGGGTCACGACGTCGCGGTAGTACGCGGTCATGCCGTCGAGGTCTCCCACCAGCAGAGTGACCGCGCCCATGGCGGTGCCGGCCGCGAGCCTGTCGCCGGCGGTCGCGAGCGTCTCATTCATGTGAATGGGAACACCCGGCGTCGAGCCCACATTCCCTTCGGCATCCACCGGACGCGAGGACGTGGGCCGTGTCAGCCGGCGGTGAGCAGCCCGAGCAGCTCGCGGTAGCGGTCGGCCGTGCGCTCCACGATGTCGTTCGGCAGCGCCGGGGGCCGGCCCTGCTTGTCCCAGTTCGCGGCCAGCCAGTCGCGCACGATCTGCTTGTCGAAGCTCGCCATGCGCTCCTCGGGCGTCGTGCCCGAGACCCAGGCCGCGGCATCCCAGTACCGCGAAGAGTCGCTCGTGAGCACCTCGTCGGCCAGGGTCAGCACGCCGTCGTCGTCGACGCCGAACTCGAACTTGGTGTCGGCGAGGATCACGCCGTGCTCCTCGGCCGTGCGCGCCGCGCGGGCGTAGATCTCGAGCGACAGGTCGCGCAGCTCGGCCGCGCGCTCGGGCCCGACGAGCTCGATCGTGCGCTCGTACGAGATGTTCTCGTCGTGCTCGCCCATCGGCGCCTTCCATGCCGGCGTGTAGATGGGCTCGGGCAGGCGGTCGCCGTTCGCGAGGCCGGCGGGGAGCGCGATGCCGCACACCGTGCCGCTCGCGCGGTACTCGGCCCAGCCCGAGCCGGTGAGGTAGCCGCGGACGACGCATTCGACCGGCAGCATGTCGAGGCTCTTCACGACCATCGATCGCCCGACGACCTCGGCTGGGATGAGAGATCGCAGGTCGTCGGCGGTGTTCGCCTCGCCGTCCGGGCCGAGGGTCAGCGCGTGCGACGCCGCGAGATGGTTCGGGATGCCGCGCCCCCCGTCGGTGCCCGCCAGCCGGTCGAACCACCACAGGCTCAGCGCCGTCAGCAGCACGCCCTTGTCGGGAATGCCGGGCGACAGCACGTGGTCGAACGCGCTCACACGATCGCTCGCGACGACGAGCATGCGCTCCGCGGTCGTGGCGTCGGCGGCGTCGGCCGGGATGTACAGATCGCGGACCTTGCCCGAGTAGACATGGCGCCAGCCGGAGAGTTCGAGGGGAGTCGTCACCCTGCCCATTATCCCGGCGCGGGCCGGTCGCCGCGGATCACGGCGTGATCTCGTCGACGTAGCCGAAGGCCTCTGCGAGCAGGGGCTCCCAGCGTGGGGCTGCGCCGGCGGGCACGAGCATCCACTCCTTCATCGCCCGCTCGCGCATGACCATGCGCTCGAGGCCGTCGACTCCGTCGAGCTCGTCCACCCGCGCGGCGGGGAGTTTGACGACCAGGGCACCCCGGTACCCGACGAAGGCGAACACCTTCCCGCGGATCCGCAGACCTTCGCTGCCGAACATGGGGCCGATGTCGACCCCCGGCCGCGACAGGTACTCGTCGGCGAGCGGATCGAAGATCGTGTGGGCCTGGGCCACGGCCGCGGCATCCGTCATGACCGCCACCGTAGCCGCGGCATCCGACGTCGAGAACGCCGGCGAGGTGTATAGTCCATGTGGACTAACCAGCTCGGAGTAACCATGAAGGACGCGGTCGATCGCCTCACGCCGCTCGGCGTGATGGTGCTGGCGCTGCTCGCCGAAGGCGACATGCACCCGTACGAGATGATCCGACTGCTGCGGATCCGCCGCGACGACCGCCTCGTCGCGATCACGAACGGCACGATGTACCACACGGTCGGGCGGCTCGAACGGGCCGGCCTCCTCGCCGAGGTGGGTGTCGACCGCGCCGGGAACCGGCCCGAGCGCACGACGTACACGGTGACGGATGCCGGAGCCGCCGCCGTGACGGAATGGGTGCGGCGAGAGCTTCCCCGCGTCGACCACCCCGCCGAGTTCCGCGTCGCGCTCGCCGAGGCGCACAACCTCGAGCGCGGCGAGGTGGTGGACCTGCTGCGCGGCCGCCGCGAAGCCCTCGCCGCCGCGCAGTCCGCCCTCACCGACGGACACGACCTCGCCTGTGCGAAGGGCGTGCCCGCCCAGTACCTGCTCGAGGTCGATCGCGAGCTGACGCTCCTGTCGGCCGAGCTCGACTGGCTCGACGGCCTGCTCACCCGGCTCGTCCACCCCGACTTCCTCTGGGGCCCCCACGGGGAGCCCTCGGAACGCTATCTCTCCCAACGAAAGGCCGCACGGCTATGACGGAACAGACCACCCGGGCGACGACATCCGCTCGCCCCGACAAGGCACCGCGCAGCCCGTGGCCCGCGCTGTGGGCTCTGGTCATCGGGTTCTTCATGATCCTCGTCGACACGACGATCGTGTCGGTGGCCAACCCCGCGATCAAGGCGGCGCTCGACCCCGAGACGAACAACCTCGACAACGTGGTGTGGGTCACTTCGGCGTACCTGCTCGCGTACGCCGTGCCGCTGCTCATCACCGGCCGCCTCGGCGATCGCTTCGGTCCGAAGAACATCTACCTGATCGGCCTCGCCGTCTTCACCCTGGCGTCGCTCGCGTGCGGGCTGTCGCCGACACTCGGCGCGCTCATCGCGTTCCGAGCGGTGCAGGGCCTCGGCGCGGCGATGATGACCCCGCAGACGATGGCCGTCATCACCCGCACGTTTCCGCCGAACAAGCGCGGTGCGGCCATGGGCCTGTGGGGCGCGACCTCGGGCGTCGCGATGCTCGTCGGCCCGCTGGCGGGCGGCCTGCTCGTCGACGGCCTCGGGTGGGAGTGGATCTTCTTCATCAACATCCCCGTGGGCATCGTCGGCTTCGTCCTCGCCTGGATCCTCGTTCCCAGACTCGAGACGCACCCGCACAAGTTCGACCTGGTCGGCGTCTTCCTGAGCGCCACCGCGCTGTTCCTGATCGTGTTCGGCCTGCAGGAGGGCGAGACCTACGACTGGGGCGTCATCTGGGGCCCGATCACCGTGTGGGGCCTCATCATCACCGGCGTCATCGTGCTCGGTCTGTTCATCTGGCAGCAGGCGAAGACCAAGAGCGAGGCGCTCGTACCCATGGAGCTGTTCCGCGACCGCAACTTCTCGGTCGCGAACATCGGCATCGCCACGGTCGGCTTCACGGTGACGAGCATGTCGCTGCCGCTCATGTTCTTCATCCAGCTCGGCCGCGGCCTGACGCCGACCGAGGCGGCCCTCCTGCTCGTGCCGATGGCCGTCGCCGCCGGAGTGCTCTCGCCGCTCGCCGGACGCTGGCTCGACCACACCGACCCGCGGGTCCTGCTCGTGCCCGGACTGCTGCTCGTCGCCGGCTCGCTCGTCCTCTACTCGTTCCTCATGAACCTCGACACCCCGATCTGGATGTTCCTGATCCCGTCGTTCATCATGGGTGTCGGGAACGCCGGGATGTGGGGTCCGCTCGCCACCACGGCGACCCGCAACCTCGCCCCCCGGCAGGCCGGAGCCGGCGCAGGCATCTACAACACCACCCGCACCATCGGCTCGGTGCTCGGCTCCGCCGCGATCGCCGTGTTCATGCAGAACCGGCTCGAGGCGAACATCCCGGGCGCGGCCGACGCCGACGCGAGCTTCGGCGGGGGTCAGCTGCCGCCGATGATCGCCGAGGCGTTCTCGACGGCGATGGCCCAGTCGATCCTGCTGCCGGCGGCCGTCATGCTCGTCGGAGTCGTCGCGGTGCTGTTCCTGCGCAAGCCCGTGCCGACCCCGACGGCCGAATGGCGGGCGGCCGAAGACGCCGTGTGACTCGCGCGGTCCGGTCCTAGACTGACCGCGTGACGCGCCCACGGTTCCCCCGATCGGTCTACGAGATCGGCACCGACCCCGACCCGCGCTTCAGCCTCGCGAACGAGCGGACGTTTCTCGCCTGGACCCGCACGGCGCTTGCGCTCCTCGCGGGCGGGGTCGTCCTGGAAGGGTTCGAGCTCGGGCTCAACGAGGCGCTGCGGCTCGCGGCATCCATCACCCTCATCGTCGCCGGGATCGTGATCCCGATGCTCTCGTGGTTCGAGTGGATGGCGGCCGAGCGCGCGCTGCGCCTGGCGCGGCCACTGCCGGGTGCGCGCACGAGCGCCGTTCTCGCCGTCGTGGTGATCGTGGTCGGGGTGCTCGTGCTGCTGGGCGTGCTCGTGCCATGAGCGCAGCGGAGTCGCTCTTCGACCCGGGAATCCAGCCCGAGCGCACCGAGCTCGCATGGCGACGCACGGCGCTCGCGATCGGCGTGGGGTCGCTGCTGACCATCCGGGTGCTCCCTGAGGTGATGGGATCGGCGCTGTGGATCCTGCCGGGCCTGCTCGGCACCGCCTTCGCCGTCTGGCTCTGGGTGCGCGCGCACGCGCGCTACCTGCGCTTCGCGCGGGTGCTCACCGGCCGCATCGAAGAGGCGGCACCCGATGCGCATCTCCTGTTCGTGGTCGCCGCATTCGTGTGGCTGGTGGGCGTGCTCGCGCTCGTCCTCGTCTTCGCGGCCTCGACCTGACGGCTTCGACCTGACGGCCGCTGTGCGGGAGTGCGGCCGCGAGTCGGGCTCAGTCCTCGACGACGCGTGCGGCGATGTCGGTCCGATGCTGCCCGCCGTCGAGGCCGATCTGGGCGACGGCCCGGTACACCCGGCCGCGCGCCTCGGCGAACGTCGTGCCGAGCGCGACCACGCTGAGCACGCGGCCGCCGGTCGCGACGAGGCCTGCGTCGGACTCGGCGGTGGCCGCATGCGCGACGTGCACGCCGTCGACGGCGGCTGCGGCATCCAGTCCCGTGAGCGGCCGACCCGTGACCGGAGCCTGCGGGTACCCTTCGCTCGCGAGCACGACCGTCACCGCGACGGCGTCGGCGAACGCCGGCCGAGGGTGGCTCTCGAGATTGCCGGATGCCGCGGCCAGCAGCAGCTCCGACAGCGGGTCGACCAGCCGGGGGAGCACGACCTGGGTCTCGGGGTCGCCGAACCGCGCGTTGAACTCGATCACCTTGACGCCGGACTCGGTGAGGATGAGGCCCGCGTAGAGGAGCCCGATGAACGGGGTGCCCTCGGCATCGAGCCGGCGGATCACCGGCTCGGCGACCTCGCGCGTGACGAGGTCGACGAACTCGTCCTCGCCGCCGAACCGCTCGCTCAGCCACGGCAGCGGCGAGTAGGCGCCCATGCCGCCGGTGTTGGGGCCGGCGTCGGCGTCGAGCAGGCGCTTGTAGTCCTGTGCGGGGCTCAGGGGAAGGACGTGGTCGCCGTCGCTCAGGAAGAACAGCGATACCTCGGGGCCGTCGAGGAACTCCTCGACGAGGACGGGGCCCGAGGGGAGATACGTCTCGGCGTGCGTGATCGCCTCGTCGCGGTCGCCCGTCACGATGACGCCCTTGCCGGCGGCGAGCCCGTCGGCCTTGACCACGTACGGGGCACCGAGCTCGTCGAGGGCGGCTTCGAGCTCGACGCGGGTGGAAGCGCGCAGCGCGCGTCCGGTCGGGACACCCGCGACATCCATGATCCGCTTCGCGAACGCCTTCGAGCCCTCGAGCTGCGCGGCGGCCCGGCCGGGACCGAACACGGGGATGCCGCGCTCGCGAAGGGCGTCCGCGACGCCGGCGACCAGCGGCGCCTCGGGCCCGATGACGACGAGGTCGACCGCGTTCCCGTTCGCGAACACCGTGACCGCGGCGGGATCGTTCGCGTCGAGGTCGACGACGGTCGCGTCCTGCGCGATGCCGGCGTTGCCCGGCGCGGCGAAGATCTCGTGCGCGGCCTCCTCGGAGCGGAGCGCGAGGATGATGGCGTGCTCGCGCGCGCCCGAGCCGAGAACCAGGATCTTCACCCGTCCAGCCTACCGAGGGGTGTGCGCCGCGTTTCGGCGGCGCCCGTGCCCCGAGTGCCGGCCGAGCGGTGGGCAGAACTCCGCCATAATCGACCGGGACCGCCTTCCGGGCGCGCGATCACGCGTATCCGTTCGCGCGGCGTGGCCGGATCGAAGGAGTTCTGCACGGCGTAGCGTTGACGCATGCCGCGCAGGATCACGACTGAGGAAGGGCGATCAGCCCTCGAAGGAGTGCGCGCGGCGGGCGAGGCATCCCTCCCCTCCCGCACCGACCTTGCGACCGCCGTCCGCTACCTCCTCCAGCTCCTCGCGGAGAAGGCGCCGGGCAACTCGGTCGAGGTGCGCGTGCCGCCCTTCGGCGCCGTACAGGTGGTCGAGGGCCCGCGGCACACCCGCGGAACGCCGCCGAACGTCGTCGAGACCGACGCCGCCACGTGGATCGCGCTCGCCACCGGCCAGGAGGCATGGGCGGATGCCGCGGCCCAGGGCCGCATCGCGGCGTCGGGCACACGGGCCGACATCTCCGACCTGCTGCCGCTGCGTCCCTGACCGCGAGTCGGAGTCGTGCCCGCGCCCGCGTGCGGGGTGGGAGAATGGAGACATGCCCGAGCACGTCGACGACCACATCGAGACCGTGCGCGTCCGCCGCGCGCCGAAGATCTCGGTCTTCATGATCGTCGGCGCCGCGCTCGGGGTGGTCGTCGCGATGATCCTCACGTTCGCGTTCGACGGTTCCGCGGACAAGAGCCCCAACACCGGTCTCGTCTATTCGCAGGGGCAGGTCTTCGGATTCCTGCTGCTCGTCTGCATCCCCGCCGGGCTCGCACTCGCGGCCGTCGTGGCGCTCGCGTTCGATCGACGCTCCCGCCGGCACACGCGCGAGGTGACCGTCGACCACGAGTCCGTGCAGATCGACGAGGACGAACTCCCGTAGCTCCGCCCTAGGCGAGCTCGGCGATGATCGGGTGGATCGCCGCGTCGAACGCCGCGACATCCCCCCGCAGGCCGTCGGTCACCGCGATCGTGAGCGAACCGATCCACCAGACGCCGCGCTGGTTCAGCGGTAGCACCTGGACGTTGAGCTCGAACGAGTGCGCCCTCCGGCCCACCTGGCGCTCGTGCTCGGCGATCGCGCTCGCGTACGCGCGGTAGGCGGTGCCGGTGCCGGGGCTGGCGTCGCGGCGGTAGCGCGCATGCGCCGACTGCGTGAAGGCGAGCGCCTCGGCTCCGTGCGGGGCGAGCGCGGCCCGCAGCTCGTCCGCCCCCTCGGACGGCAGCGCCAGCAGGGTGTCGTACCCGTCGACCAGGTCGAGCGGGACCGGCGACGGATGGGCCTGCGGTTCGACGGTCATGGCCCAGTACTCGCGCCACTGCCGCTCCAGGAGCGCCTGGGCGTCTTCGGTCCGGTCGTTCGTGCGGGGAGGGATGCCTCGCAGGTACGGCAGTTCGTCGGGGGAGCGGATGCCCAGCACCTGTCGCACGTAGAGGGCAAGCAGAACGGGCTGACCTGCGTCTTCGCGGATCAGCCACTCCGGAGCACCGGCGCTGCCCATGCCGACATTGTAGAACCGGGGACCCCCACCGGGCCGGACGTGCGCACGCGGATCACGCGGCATCCGCGGCGGCGTGCCGCCGGTAGGCTGGAGTCGTGGCCTCCTCTTCGCCCGATGCCCCCTCCTCCGTCAACCCGCCGGTGAACCCCTACACCGCCGCCGGGGTCGACACCGCCGCCGGCGACCTCGCCGTCGAGCTGATGAAGTCGGCCGTCCGCCGCACGCACGGGCCCGAGGTCCTGGGCGGCGTCGGCGGCTTCGCCGGACTCTTCGACGCCAGCGCGCTCCGCGCCTATGCCAAGCCTCTGCTCGCGACGAGCACCGACGGCGTCGGCACCAAGGTCGCGATCGCGCAGGCGATCGACAAGCACGACACGATCGGGCTCGACCTGGTCGGCATGGTCGTCGACGACATCGTCGTGGTCGGCGCGAAGCCGCTCTTCATGACCGACTACATCGCGTGCGGCAAGGTCTTCCCCGAGCGGATCGCCGACATCGTCCGCGGCATCGCCGCCGGATGCCACGAGACCGGCACCGCACTCGTCGGCGGCGAGACCGCCGAGCATCCGGGACTCCTCGGAGTCAACGACTACGACGTGGCCGGCGCGGCGACCGGCGTCATCGAGGCCGATCGCGTCCTCGGCGCCGACCGTGTGCGCGACGGCGACGTCGTGCTTGCGCTCGCGTCGAGCGGACTCCACTCCAACGGCTACTCGCTCGTGCGTCACATCGTCGCCGGGGCGGGCATCCAGTACGGCGACCGCGCTCCCGACCTCGGCGCGCACGGCACCACGTGGGGCGAGGCCCTGCTCGAGCCGACGCGTCTGTACACCCAGCCGCTGCTGCGCCTCATCGCCGAGACGGGCGACGCCGTCCACGCCCTCAGCCACGTCACCGGCGGCGGCATCGCCGCCAACCTCGCGCGCGTCCTCCCGCAGGACGTGTGGGTCGAGGTCGACCGTTCCACGTGGTCTCCGCCGCCGGTCTTCCGCGTTCTCGCCGACCTCGGCGACCTCGACCTCGTGGCGACCGAAGGCACCTGGAACCTCGGCATCGGATTCCTGGCGGTCGTGGCGGCCGAGAAGGCGGATGCCGCGGCATCCGCTCTCTCCCGCGAAGGCATCGCGACCTGGCAGGTCGGCGTGGTCCGCGGCGGATCGCGCCCCGCCGGCGAGTTCGAGCAGGGCGCGAAGGGCGTCGACGGCGGCGCAGTGCGTCTCGTCGGCGCATACGCCGAGAACAACGGAGCGAAGTAACACCCCATGTGCGGAATCGTCGGGATGGTCGGTCGGGGCAACGTCAACCAGGAGATCTACGATTCGCTGCTCCTCCTGCAGCATCGCGGGCAGGACTCGACGGGCATCGCGACCGCGGAGACCAGCGGCGTCTTCCACGTGCACAAGGAGCGCGGGCAGGTGCGCGAGGCGTTCCGCACGCGCGACATGCGGGCGCTCCTCGGAAACCTCGGTCTCGGCCACGTGCGGTACGCCACCAAGGGCACGGCGTCGAACGAGGAGGAGGCGCAGCCGTTCTACGTGAATGCGCCGTACGGCATCGTCCTCGTGCACAACGGCAACCTCACCAACACGCGAGAGCTCACCGAGGAGCTCTTCCACAAGGATCGCCGTCACCTCAACACGTCGTCCGACACCGAGCTGCTCGTCAACGTGCTGGCCAACGAGCTGCAGGGGTCGATCTCGGGCGTCGAGCTCGAGCCCGAGCAGATCTTCCAGGCCGTGAGCCGCGTGCACGAGCGCGTCGAGGGCTCGTACGCCGCCATCGCGCTGATCGCCGGCTACGGTCTTCTCGCGTTCCGTGACCCGTTCGGCATCCGTCCGCTCATCCTCGGCACGCGCAAGAACGAGGACGGCAGCTACGAGTGGGTCGTCACCAGCGAGTCGCTCGTGCTCGAGAACGGCGAGTTCGAGGTCGTCCGCGACGTCGACCCGGGCGAGGCCGTCTTCATCGACCTCGACGGGCACCTCCACACCCACCAGTGCGCGGTCGACCCGAAGCTCGTGCCGTGCTCGTTCGAGTACGTGTATCTCGCGCGTCCCGACTCGATCATGAACGGCATCTCGGTGTACGAGGCGCGCCTGCGCCTGGGCGAGCGCCTCGCCGACACCATCGCGAAGTACACCCCGATGGGTTCGATCGACGTCGTCATGCCGATCCCCGACTCCTCGCGGCCCGCCGCGATGCAGGTCGCCCGCAAGCTCGGCATCGAGTACCGCGAGGGCTTCTACAAGAACCGCTACGTCGGCCGGACGTTCATCATGCCGGGCCATGCGGTGCGCAAGAAGAGCGTGCGGCAGAAGCTCAACGCCATGTCGAGCGAGTTCAAGGGCAAGAACGTGCTCCTCATCGACGACTCGATCGTGCGCGGCACGACGTCGAAGGAGATCATCCAGATGGCGCGGGATGCCGGGGCCAAGAGCGTGACGTTCGCGTCGGCCGCGCCGCCCGTGCGGTACCCGCACGTCTACGGCATCAACATGCCGTCGCGCCACGAGCTCGTCGCCCACGGCCGGACGATCCCCGAGATCGCGCAGGAGCTGGGCGCCGACTACATGGTCTACCAGGAGGTCGAAGACCTGAAGGCGGCCATCCTCGAGGGCTCCGACGTCGACGACCTCGACATGAGCTGCTTCGACGGCCGCTACGTCACCGGCACCGTCACCGACGAGTACCTCGCGTGGGTCGAGGGATCGCAGGAGTCCTGACCCCCGCCTGCCGGCACGCACCTAGGCTTGACCGGTGAGCACACCTCCCTCCCGCCCGCTGTGGCAGGGGAGGACTCTCGCCGTCATCGGCATCGTCCTCTTCGCCTTCTCGCTGCGGACGGCGGTCGCCTCCCTCTCGCCCGTCCTCGGCTTCATAGAAGCGGGATTCACCGTCCCCTCGGCGGTCATCGGACTCATCGGAACCGCCCCGCCGGCCTGCTACGCCGTGTTCGGCATCCTGACGCCGCAGCTCGAGCGGCGGTTCGGGCTCGAGCGGCTCGCGCTCGCAGCCATGGCAGTGGCGGTCGTGGGTATGACCTGGCGCGGACTGGCATCCGACGCGACCACGCTCCTGCTGTCGACTGCCGTGATCTTCGCGGCGGTCGGCGTCGGCAACATCCTCCTCCCGCCGCTCGTGAAGAAGTACTTCCCGGACCGCATCGGCCTGATGACGACGATCTACTCCACGACCCTCGCGGTCGCGACCTTCCTGCCGCCGCTGGTCGCGGTTCCGGTCGCGGATGCCGCGGGCTGGCGCGTCTCACTGGGGCTGTGGGCGGTGTTCGCGCTCGTCGCGATGATCCCCTGGGTCGTGATCCTGGTGCGTCGGCGCTCGGATGATCCCGACGCCGATATCGAGGCGGCGAGTCCGCGTGCGTTCGGCCGCCTGTGGAGGCTGCCGCTCTCGTGGGCGCTCGTGGTCGGGTTCACCGCCGCGGGCGTGCTGGCCTACACGTCGTTCGCGTGGATGCCCGCGATCCTGGTCGACATCGCCGGGGTGACCCCGGCCGCGGCGGGCGCGCTGCTGTCGCTCTTCGCGGCGATGGGCCTGCCGTCCTCGCTCCTGGTGCCGGTGCTGGTGGTGCGCTACAACGCCACCCGCGCGCTCTTCGGCGTCGCCGTCGTCGCAGGACTCCTGGGGATCGCCGGTCTGCTCTTCGCCCCGCAGGCGGTGCCCTGGCTGTGGATCGTGCTGCTCGGCACGGCGTCGCTCATGTTCCCCTTGACGCTGGTGCTGCTCGGCCTC from Microbacterium sulfonylureivorans includes these protein-coding regions:
- a CDS encoding CynX/NimT family MFS transporter is translated as MSTPPSRPLWQGRTLAVIGIVLFAFSLRTAVASLSPVLGFIEAGFTVPSAVIGLIGTAPPACYAVFGILTPQLERRFGLERLALAAMAVAVVGMTWRGLASDATTLLLSTAVIFAAVGVGNILLPPLVKKYFPDRIGLMTTIYSTTLAVATFLPPLVAVPVADAAGWRVSLGLWAVFALVAMIPWVVILVRRRSDDPDADIEAASPRAFGRLWRLPLSWALVVGFTAAGVLAYTSFAWMPAILVDIAGVTPAAAGALLSLFAAMGLPSSLLVPVLVVRYNATRALFGVAVVAGLLGIAGLLFAPQAVPWLWIVLLGTASLMFPLTLVLLGLRTRSHETAVALSAFVQSIGYAIVALFPFGIGLIHGWTDSWTLPLILVGVVIAAASPAGIVAARPHTVEDDWERRHGAW